The Syntrophorhabdales bacterium genome has a segment encoding these proteins:
- a CDS encoding type VI secretion system contractile sheath small subunit, giving the protein MPKKESQQHKLDRVRAPRVQITYDVEVGDSIEMKELPFVLGVLADLSGRPDEPLPKLKDRKFIELDRDNFNDVLAG; this is encoded by the coding sequence ATGCCAAAGAAAGAGAGTCAACAGCATAAACTTGACAGGGTAAGAGCTCCGAGAGTCCAGATAACGTACGATGTTGAGGTGGGCGATTCAATTGAGATGAAGGAGTTACCTTTTGTGCTCGGGGTGCTGGCTGATCTGTCCGGCAGACCTGATGAACCGCTTCCCAAATTGAAGGACAGGAAATTTATAGAATTAGACCGTGACAATTTCAATGACGTGCTTGCCGGCAT